One part of the Marinobacterium rhizophilum genome encodes these proteins:
- a CDS encoding response regulator transcription factor → MKVLIAEDDLNIRLGLIDLLEAEGYCCLEAGDGDQAWALFEQHRPDLVLLDIMMPGQDGYSLCRRIRQQDAQLPVIFISAKSEEIDQVLGLELGADDYIKKPFGSREVVARIRAVTRRCLARGTPAAEDDSFQMADLRVLPAQLRAERNGQRIDLSLRDMKILQLLHRNPGRVLSRDELFDECWGRHYLPSSRTLDQHISKLRKAVELDPRNPAIIVTVHGVGYRYDG, encoded by the coding sequence GTGAAAGTACTGATTGCCGAAGATGACCTGAATATCCGTCTGGGCCTGATCGATCTGCTGGAAGCCGAGGGATACTGCTGCCTGGAGGCCGGCGACGGCGATCAGGCCTGGGCACTGTTCGAGCAGCACAGGCCTGACCTGGTGTTGCTGGATATCATGATGCCGGGGCAGGACGGTTACAGCCTGTGCCGGCGCATCCGTCAGCAGGATGCGCAGCTGCCGGTCATCTTCATCAGTGCCAAATCCGAGGAAATCGATCAGGTGCTGGGGCTGGAGCTGGGTGCCGATGACTATATCAAGAAGCCCTTCGGCAGCCGTGAAGTGGTGGCCCGTATCCGGGCGGTGACAAGGCGCTGCCTGGCACGGGGCACCCCTGCCGCTGAAGACGACAGTTTCCAGATGGCGGATCTGCGGGTGCTACCGGCGCAGCTGCGCGCCGAGCGCAATGGCCAGCGCATTGATCTGAGCCTGCGGGACATGAAAATCCTGCAGCTGCTGCACCGCAACCCGGGCCGGGTGCTGAGCCGCGACGAACTCTTCGATGAATGCTGGGGCCGGCACTACCTGCCCAGCAGCCGTACCCTGGATCAGCATATTTCCAAACTGCGCAAGGCCGTGGAGCTCGACCCGCGCAATCCCGCGATCATCGTCACGGTGCACGGAGTCGGCTACCGCTATGATGGCTGA
- a CDS encoding ChaN family lipoprotein: MPMTRTAIAAALSLCLWLPGTVPSHAAEGAELRRHPGEILDLSTMETLSPRDLYVALEHKKIILIGEQHDNPEHHAVETLLLEELVTPGTAVVFEMLGPGLPLDKLGITTSRSELETALKPVTQRWDWNTYGPLFHLVLQLGGSLASGNLGQDQIEALYQGEDAGLPVQETESRAAVTGQVRKHIGNAISAQHCKPVPAVRLDPMVEIQLARDARMASQLEQHAGYRPALLLAGGYHVRKDLGVPRHLNRDDSAVVMLAMVTDRGEIVGGDELLSNQVADYLWFTSATEETDYCGDTGASTSHASPMSN; this comes from the coding sequence ATGCCCATGACTCGAACCGCCATCGCCGCCGCGTTGAGCCTGTGCCTCTGGCTGCCCGGGACCGTTCCCTCGCACGCGGCCGAAGGGGCCGAGCTACGACGCCACCCGGGTGAAATACTCGACCTGAGCACCATGGAAACGCTGTCGCCCAGGGATCTCTACGTCGCGCTCGAGCACAAGAAAATCATCCTCATTGGCGAACAGCACGACAATCCCGAACACCACGCCGTCGAAACCCTGTTGCTGGAAGAGCTGGTGACACCGGGAACCGCCGTGGTATTCGAGATGCTGGGGCCCGGCCTGCCACTGGACAAGCTCGGCATCACCACGTCGAGGAGCGAACTGGAAACTGCGCTCAAGCCGGTGACGCAGCGCTGGGACTGGAACACCTACGGCCCGCTGTTTCATCTGGTGCTGCAGCTGGGCGGGTCGCTGGCCAGCGGCAATCTGGGCCAGGACCAGATAGAGGCACTGTACCAGGGGGAAGACGCCGGCCTGCCGGTGCAGGAAACAGAGTCCCGTGCCGCAGTGACCGGGCAGGTCCGCAAGCATATCGGCAACGCGATCAGTGCACAGCATTGCAAACCGGTGCCAGCAGTGCGGCTCGATCCGATGGTCGAAATTCAGCTGGCCCGGGATGCCCGCATGGCCTCACAGCTCGAACAGCATGCCGGGTACCGGCCGGCATTGCTGCTGGCCGGCGGTTACCACGTACGCAAGGATCTGGGGGTGCCCCGACATCTGAACCGTGACGACAGTGCGGTGGTGATGCTGGCGATGGTGACGGATAGGGGCGAAATCGTCGGCGGCGACGAGTTGCTGTCGAACCAGGTGGCGGACTACCTCTGGTTTACCTCGGCGACCGAGGAGACGGATTATTGCGGCGATACCGGCGCCAGCACCAGCCACGCATCGCCAATGTCCAACTGA
- a CDS encoding ATP-binding protein — translation MSDAARFCNACGTVLEALPATARQDPAVPAPIQYTPPHLAERILAQQSARQARGDRGGERKTITVLFADMTGSTALIQDLDPEEARHLIDPVLELMMEAVHHYEGYVAKSLGDGILALFGAPIAHEDHPRRALYAALRMQERLRLHSDRVRLEQGIPLQVRVGIHTGEVVVREIRTDDLHTDYDPVGNTIHIAARMEGIAIPGTVLVSEASYRLTEGYFDFKALGDTRVKGVSEPLAVYELQGLGALRTRLEVAARRGLARFVGRQAEMAQLQQAMDKACAGHGQIVGVVGEPGVGKSRLYYEFKQQVQQSCRVLETFSVSHGKAFAYLPLIELLKNYLQISAKDDERQRREKITGKVLTLDRALEDSLPYLCYLLGVAEPDSTLAQMDGKLRRQRTFEAIRQLLVRESLDQPLALIFEDLQWLDRETEAFLRVLSDGVPGARMLLLLNYRPEYRHDWGQKSCYIQLRLDPLGSAEAGELLVALLGEDTSLAPLKPLIMTQTEGNPFFLEEVVQTLAEEEVLSGEPGQYRLQQAPANLHIPTTVQGVLSARIDRLAMTEKALLQTLAVIGKDFPWSLVQQVVGPPEDELRRGLSRLQAGEFLYERPAFPEVEYTFKHGLTQEVAYGSLLLERRSRLHERTAQAIEALFSDSLEDHCSELAHHYGCSGNVGKAVEYLLRAANQAMRRSSAHEALAHLTRPGCRLCCRTCRTPRSALGLNLICRSPWAMSGWSSADSGPRRLKRALPGP, via the coding sequence GTGAGCGACGCCGCCCGCTTCTGCAATGCCTGTGGCACAGTGCTGGAGGCGCTGCCCGCGACGGCGCGGCAAGACCCTGCAGTACCAGCACCCATCCAGTACACGCCGCCACACCTGGCCGAGCGTATCCTGGCGCAGCAGAGCGCCCGACAGGCCCGGGGCGACCGCGGCGGCGAGCGCAAGACCATCACCGTGCTGTTCGCGGACATGACCGGCTCCACGGCACTCATACAGGACCTGGACCCTGAAGAGGCCCGCCATCTGATCGACCCTGTGCTCGAACTGATGATGGAGGCCGTGCACCACTACGAGGGCTATGTCGCCAAGTCCCTCGGTGATGGCATTCTTGCGCTGTTCGGTGCCCCCATTGCCCATGAAGACCACCCCAGGCGCGCACTGTATGCGGCGCTGCGCATGCAGGAAAGGTTGCGTCTTCACAGTGACCGGGTTCGGCTTGAACAGGGCATACCGCTGCAGGTGCGGGTGGGCATCCATACCGGTGAAGTGGTGGTACGGGAAATCCGTACCGATGACCTGCATACGGACTATGACCCGGTGGGCAACACTATCCATATTGCGGCGCGCATGGAGGGTATCGCCATCCCCGGCACTGTTCTGGTGAGTGAGGCCAGCTACCGGCTGACCGAGGGGTACTTTGATTTCAAGGCGCTGGGGGATACGCGGGTCAAGGGGGTGTCCGAGCCGCTGGCCGTGTATGAGCTGCAGGGACTCGGTGCCCTGCGTACCCGGCTGGAGGTCGCCGCGCGCCGTGGTCTGGCGCGCTTTGTCGGGCGCCAGGCTGAAATGGCGCAGCTGCAGCAGGCCATGGACAAGGCCTGTGCCGGTCATGGGCAGATCGTCGGTGTCGTGGGGGAGCCGGGGGTTGGCAAGTCGCGCCTTTATTACGAGTTCAAGCAGCAGGTGCAGCAGTCATGCCGGGTACTGGAAACTTTTTCGGTGTCCCATGGCAAGGCCTTCGCCTATCTGCCACTGATTGAGCTGTTGAAAAACTACCTGCAGATCAGCGCCAAGGATGATGAGCGGCAAAGGCGCGAGAAGATCACCGGCAAGGTGCTGACGCTGGACCGCGCGCTGGAGGACAGCCTGCCCTATCTGTGTTACCTGCTGGGGGTGGCCGAGCCGGATTCGACGCTCGCGCAGATGGATGGCAAGCTGCGGCGCCAGCGCACCTTCGAGGCGATTCGACAGCTGCTGGTACGCGAGAGTCTTGATCAGCCCCTGGCGCTGATCTTCGAAGACCTGCAGTGGCTGGACCGGGAGACCGAAGCCTTTTTGCGCGTACTCAGCGACGGAGTGCCGGGCGCCCGCATGTTGCTGCTGCTGAACTACCGACCCGAGTATCGGCACGACTGGGGCCAGAAAAGCTGCTACATACAGTTGCGGCTGGACCCGCTGGGTTCGGCAGAAGCCGGGGAGCTGCTGGTGGCATTGCTGGGGGAGGACACAAGCCTGGCGCCGCTAAAACCGCTCATCATGACCCAAACCGAAGGCAACCCCTTTTTTCTTGAAGAGGTGGTGCAGACCCTGGCCGAGGAAGAGGTGCTCAGCGGCGAGCCGGGTCAGTACCGGCTGCAGCAGGCGCCCGCCAATCTGCACATACCCACCACGGTGCAGGGCGTACTGAGCGCCCGCATAGACCGTCTGGCCATGACCGAAAAGGCGCTGCTGCAAACGCTCGCGGTGATCGGCAAGGACTTTCCCTGGAGCCTGGTGCAGCAGGTGGTTGGGCCACCGGAGGATGAGTTGCGCCGCGGTCTGTCCCGTTTGCAGGCCGGGGAGTTTCTCTACGAGCGACCGGCCTTTCCGGAGGTTGAGTACACTTTCAAGCACGGCCTGACGCAGGAGGTGGCCTATGGCTCGCTGCTGCTGGAGCGTCGCAGCCGGCTGCATGAACGTACCGCCCAGGCGATCGAAGCCCTGTTCAGCGACAGCCTCGAGGATCATTGCAGCGAGCTGGCGCATCATTACGGCTGCAGCGGCAATGTCGGCAAGGCGGTGGAGTACCTGCTGCGGGCCGCCAATCAGGCGATGCGTCGTTCATCCGCTC